In Triticum aestivum cultivar Chinese Spring chromosome 5B, IWGSC CS RefSeq v2.1, whole genome shotgun sequence, the following proteins share a genomic window:
- the LOC123115143 gene encoding uncharacterized protein, whose protein sequence is MATGGAVEETVAFPDWVVLDRYGRTYCHDDLDSAREAANEKKTALNSSPAPATAVACSAKPEPPYRFPAYPYLRATHEDLVLFEISLPSQTCFDGDPSDLFVYTVAGPSPSVQRLPLYTEPREWPFLRSRKNTGILRLAGDRYIVADLRVYWKKKEGSDNYSVLAELCVFNSMTEKWELFLEMPAPQPQDQGNGGLFPILWTTKDVLAFDDRFLCWVDYLSGVLLCDFTDAASPVLNFVPFPGGQDYPDKRHIAMGLANYYRRLSISQGMMRFIDIDRGYQERVHVGWRQRLERGQGQQEPHLLKITIWTLKVMGAVGDPRFEWEVHRVINLDCLWAQRGYQALGMRPCLPEFPVVPADDPDALCCLLRDEKLLINRQLYGHCDADARAQPWMIMVDMNHAYLRSCAEYINQQPYGRPNESVNAKAVKVHEHFFSNTLLLPAVFSKYLETPKGRLS, encoded by the exons ATGGCCACGGGAGGCGCGGTCGAGGAGACCGTTGCCTTCCCTGACTGGGTTGTGCTGGATCGCTACGGCCGCACGTACTGCCACGACGACCTAGACAGTGCtcgtgaggccgccaacgagaagAAGACCGCCTTGAATTCGTCACCGGCACCGGCCACCGCTGTTGCTT GCTCAGCCAAACCCGAGCCCCCGTACCGCTTTCCCGCCTATCCCTACCTCCGGGCAACCCACGAGGACCTCGTCCTCTTCGAAATCTCCTTGCCGAGCCAGACGTGCTTCGACGGTGACCCGTCAGATCTGTTCGTCTATACCGTCGCGGGTCCTTCCCCCTCGGTGCAGCGGCTCCCTCTGTACACTGAGCCCAGGGAATGGCCGTTCCTGAGGTCTAGAAAAAACACAGGCATCCTGCGGCTCGCCGGCGACCGATACATCGTTGCCGACCTTAGGGTCTACTGGAAAAAAAAGGAGGGCTCTGACAATTATTCCGTGCTTGCCGAACTCTGCGTCTTCAACTCCATGACTGAGAAGTGGGAACTCTTCCTCGAGATGCCCGCCCCGCAGCCGCAGGACCAGGGCAATGGCGGCCTGTTCCCCATCCTCTGGACAACCAAGGATGTGCTCGCTTTCGACGACCGGTTCCTCTGCTGGGTCGACTACTTGAGCGGCGTCCTGCTGTGCGATTTCACCGATGCAGCCTCCCCGGTGCTCAACTTCGTGCCTTTCCCCGGAGGACAAGATTACCCCGACAAGCGACACATTGCAATGGGCCTCGCGAATTATTACCGAAGATTGTCCATCAGCCAAGGCATGATGCGCTTCATCGACATTGACCGTGGCTATCAGGAGAGAGTCCACGTTGGCTGGCGCCAGCGGCTCGAGAGAGGGCAAGGGCAGCAGGAGCCGCATCTCCTGAAGATCACCATCTGGACATTGAAAGTGATGGGGGCTGTTGGTGACCCCAGGTTCGAGTGGGAGGTGCATCGTGTGATCAACCTGGATTGTCTCTGGGCGCAACGTGGTTACCAAGCTCTGGGCATGCGTCCGTGTCTTCCCGAGTTCCCAGTCGTCCCCGCCGATGACCCGGATGCCCTGTGCTGCCTGTTGAGGGACGAGAAGCTACTTATCAATCGACAGCTCTATGGACACTGTGATGCTGATGCCCGGGCACAGCCGTGGATGATCATGGTTGACATGAACCATGCATATTTGCGGTCATGTGCTGAATACATCAATCAACAGCCCTACGGTCGTCCTAATGAGAGCGTGAATGCAAAAGCTGTGAAAGTTCACGAACACTTCTTTTCCAATACGCTCCTACTTCCAGCTGTCTTCTCCAAATACCTTGAAACGCCAAAAGGTAGGCTCTCTTAA